GAAGTGTGAACATATCAAAGATTGACATTATTTGCATTATTTCTGATCAATTATTTTTAGATTATTGGAATTGGCGAGTCTGGAAAGGTGATGGCCTGCTACAACAAGGACACCAACGAGAAATTCGCTTTGAAAGTGCTTCGTGACGGTCCGAAGGCTCGTCGTGAGATCGATCTGCATTACCTTACTAAGTAAGACGAGACTAACGCTGTTACCTTAGATAAAACAAGATAAAAGGATGTAAATCACGCAAAATTGATTTCGGAATGTTAGGTTCTTGTTTCCGAAATTCTATactgaaaagataaaaacaaatagattAAGGTGTCGCAGTTACTTTCAAGACGCAGTCGGAAAGTGCTATCTTCGCGTTCAATCGTGAAACCCCTTTTTGGCTTCGGAAAACAGTTTCAACAACAAATCTTGTTTTGATAATAAGTTAAGGAGACGTAGACTACGCTAGAGTAATAGTGTAGGTAGTATTATAACTATACATTAGTTCATCAGAagcgaatttttgttttcggtCGAATCGAGTCTGCGTAATAACCTATGAGGTGCAGCTGATGCTTTTGAGAAAGTGTTACTAACTTATTGATTATGCTGTTTATATGTACTAATCgagaaacaatttttgttttgataacAGATAGAACTGGAAATTTGTTTGGTCTCTTGCAAATTATAGTTATACACGCATGTGCAACCACACCAGAACCTGAAATGATCTGAAGATAATttccatcttttcttctttgttcacTGTGACAGACGTACTCggtttttaaaaagtatttacgaatgaaaaaaatcttcctgaaGGAAACTGCTCCTGATTCCATCTAATTCCGTCGGTCTAGAATAAATACCCGTAGCCTTCCAGTTCCGTACAGTAGGGATATTTTTGTCGTAAACACCTATTTTATCAGTTTATTTCCTCAATTGCGATGAACTATAAACAAAATCTGAAGAAGACGCGTTGATGTTGCGATCTCTAGTTGTTACCAGGGgttgtgttgttttgcaaCAGAGGGTAATGGTAGAGTTGATTTAGTGCCCACGAGAATATCGTGACGATCATCGACATCTACGAAAACACGTTCGACAACGTGAAATGTCTTCTGATGGTGGTGGAATTTCTAGAAGGTGGCGATCTGCTCAGCCAGTTCGAAAACCAGGGAAGCAAGCCGTATTCAGAGGAAAGTGAGTCCATAGCTAGTTTATGCCCTCTTTTGAACTGAATACCATCACCACAGATCTCTCAGGGGACAAAGTTTGCAGTGTCACACATCGGCACAAATATTGATGCCTGGAAGCGATCAGCGATTAGACAGTGAAGACTCAATCAGCTTTGTTTCAGAAGTGGGGAAAATCATACGTCAGATTGGTTCGGCGGTGGAGTACTTGCATGGCATGAACATTGCACATCGAGATATCAAACTGGAAAATATTCTTTGCAGGTTAGTCACTGTAATGCCAACTTATGAAAAATGTAGCACCAGCTACCTGTGTGGAATCACTGAACCTTTAACCGTTACGATTTGGAAAATACACTTTAACGCTCTTACTACAAATTTTGCTCAGCAGTATAGACATGCTTTTCCAAACTTCGTCAAActtgaaaaactcaaaatcaaGCAAAGCTTCTGAGCGTAGGTGTTTCAGATATTATTCGTAAATTAACTATTCCAGACTAATTCCTTCTTCCTGAGAGCCACTCCTGAGAAATCACCTTACATTAGTATGTAGGATTCAGAAAGAAGTTTTCAAGAGTTTCaatgaaaatgcaaaagacCCTTtgtaaatccagaaattagaGGCCCCAGTTTACCTAAAAATTCAACCTCATTCCAATGATTTTAGTTCTACGGGTGACAACTGCGTGTATAAACTGGGAGACTACGGGTTTGCCAAACGCCCAGAACGTAACGTTCTTATGGAATCGCCGTGCTGTACGCCGTACTATGCGTCAGTTCTTTCCAATTTCCTCGGAATGAACTGGTGTCGCTATCTGATTTATTTCCTCACTTCAGACCTCCTGAGGTGCTATGTCGCGAACGGTATGACAAATCTTGCGACATGTGGTCGCTGGGTGTGGCTATGTATATACTGTAAGTCTAACTGTTGGTGTTTAGTTTATTCTATCGAAAAAGAAACCTCGTGCTTGGCGTCGTACCTTGTGAACATCTTGTGACAACCAGTATCGTATCTGAGAGGAAAAGTGTTCTGAAATCACTGCACTATCCGATataattcatattcatttGAACACTTGAGTTCCAAATTTAAGAAAGCTGattgaaaattctattttaacAGGGCAATACAGCCTCTCACCACATCTCTCGTTTTTACGCAGAGggataatttatttttgccaCAGAAATTGGCAAATTAGCGATATCCAGAGAGAAGGAAATCAAATGCAACTAAGGCGAGAACTCTTGTTGTGTTCATACAAACGTGTGTAATTTGTCGGATAGTGTGAGAAGACgacgaaaacaacaacaaaaactgctTCAGTGTTCCGAGTGTGCGTGTCGTTTGATGGAGAAGGATGGGTGTATAACCAAGTAATTGATCACTCACTGAGAAACTGATATTTCAAGTTTCATTTCAGAGGGAATGAAATTACAGAAAAGAAGCGTCCCTAAAATTTGACACTAGCAATATCGGTAATGTTGGACTTCTAAATCCATCCCGATCTATCAACCGACGCACACCATTCGAGTTTCATTCGTTTATGAAATGTGTTTCGGATACGATACTTTAATTGTAACGAGATGTGTACCTGCTGGGTGGTTTACAGACTATGTGGGTATCCGCCGTTCTACAGCATGAAGGGCCTTGCCCTCTCGCCGGGTATGCGAAATCGAATAGCGAAGGGATACTACGCGTTTCCGCCGGAGGAATGGGACCAAGTGTCTCAATCCAGTAAGCGTAGCACACCACACATACCTCCTCAATAGTAGCCACTGGTCAGCCCAGTAGCTCTCATCCTCGGCGTCGACCAGCGCGCCCCGCGCCATACGCCGCATTGTCTCTGATTACGGGTCCTCGTGAGTAATTCTTGCCCCAATCCCTCAAATTTATGGACCCGGATCAAGATGATGGTACGTACGACACGAAGcgttttctctttcttgtcTTACATTCTCTAATCTCGTCTTCTTTTGTTAAACTTCCTTAACTCTCAATCATGTTTCAGAGTAGTTGTCTCGAGAAATTCCCGACAATGAATTACTACCTGAGTTCATGAATCAAATTTTAGCCAAAGATGATATTCGATCACTGCTTCGCACGGATCCATCTGAGAGGATGGATATCCACACACTGATGGGCACACCTCTCGTGACGGGAGAAAAAGAGCCTGTCGGAATTGCTATTCCTGTCCTACACGAAGAGGAAACAGATGAGGTACAGTTCTTCCTTTTGAAGCGTAGGTGTTGGAAATGCAAACAGCGACTTTGCGAACTAACGAATATATCGTTTTACATCTCGCAAGAGCAGCATAGATGGTCATTCGCGATGTCAAAGTTGTGCGTCGTATTATATTCTGAGATCAGCGAAAAATAAGACACCTCTCCTTGTCGGCCAAgtagaaaatgtgaaagaaacaGCGTTTATGAAAGAGAAATCGCCCGACATCTTTtcgagatttgtttttttttgctttcgcctttctcgttttctcattttcggTTTTATACTTCGAAGGAGAGATGTTCTGAGAGCATAAAGTAATTATGTGTGATAGGAAAATTCTGCTTCTCCGTCATCCCATAGTTGACATATAGTCACGGATAGGTATGTTTCTCTACTGTCATTGACCAGCAAGTTTGATGTAATCCGGAAGAGAATGGAAGCACTAACATATTCGcatgaacaaatttttcaaatagtttGTATCTGTCTGTTCCATTAGGAAACCTAAGATTCTCTCACAGATTGCCGAGGAGCCGACGGTCGTGCCTCGCAGTGTTCGATTCCTTCGAGATGGCGTTAAGCCGCCACGATTACACAGCATTCAAGTGAGTACTTTCTTCTGCAAACCTGTTGACGACAAAAATCTGATGGCACTTTAACACTGAGTCTTTCAGGAGGAGGTAGGCCGAGCTCTGGATATGATGCGACTTGGCGCCGACTCGATCTTCCTCAAGAACCCGCAAACTTCATGCAATAATCTTTTTGCACGACGTCGCACAGCTCACCTCAGCATTCCTAGGGTCCAATGTTGATCCTCGAAGGGAAATCTCGTTCTGATTACTCTCCAGAAATTCAGGAACCTGCACCATTCTCCTCTTCAGTCGCTAATTTGTGGTAGCGATCTCTGGAACATTCATCTTACCACCTCCAcgtttcatcattttctgtaaattatTGGAGTCTTCACTCCAATCCTTTCTCTACGAGTTGCTGGCCTCAGTTTTATCTTCACTTGTTACAAAAACTCAGGGAAAGAGGACTGCAACACGCGGGGATCGGTAAGTGCAGCACTCAGAGAAGCATGTTTTGCTAGTCGTGCTTAAAAAAACGCAGTAATGAGATGGAATTTATCAAGATTCCATCCACTTGCTCAACTATCAATATAGGATGACTCCATTTGTCTGTCTTCTAATTTCACAGTCTTTCCTGACAAGTACAGCTAGCAAAGGAACTTCTTCTACAACGACTAGCGTTGTTTCCTTATTACTTGCATGTTCTCCTTTTCTCTCGGAAACCTCCAAACTGTCCTTCTATACTTCTATGTTGTTTGGGAAGAAACTGACTTTGCGCTGTTGCGTCGATGTACAATAAACTTGCTGACTGCGAAAACGAAGACTTTCCAATAGAAGTGCTAAACCTAATTATGACttttcattcacatttttaCGAGAATGGTTTATGAAGACATGTCTGTGCGCACGGAAGAAACAAACATATCCCTGGAGACATCTCCACCTCATATTATGAGTTCGCATTGGAGATCTTGGCGTATTCTGAGACTACGCGATACTACTATCTCTAATATATCAAACGAATGTCATCAAAGATGCAAGGAACTTATTTTAAAATACTAATGTATGCGAATTAATCCTAAAACAGAGCACTTTGTGGCACCTATTGTCCTTCAGACAAATCTACAGTAGACGTCTACGCGGTGGGAACGACTGCGCACCTGCTATAATACCGCGCACCTGTAATAATGCAATAAAGGCAAGGAGACCGTGCCGTCCTGAGCGTTACGGGTTGCATGATGTTATAACCCCTGGCTTTGACAGTATTATACTTCGCAATCGCTATAAAACTCTATACGGCTAGGAGGGGGTCTGCGAAAAAAGGGTAGGGAACTCCAAAGCTTCTCCGATCGAACTGCTAACTAGAGCACAAAGCTCGTCCTTGACTGTCAAGTGCAGATTGCGAAAGGAGTGTAGTGCTCTAGTCGCTAGTCGATTGTAGCAGTTATGGAGTGCCCCAAGATGCCAAAACCAGAAATTTGAAGGTTTTGactaataagaagaaaaggaaggaagcCACCGGCGCTCCGTTCTCATCCTTGTTCacgcgaagagaaaaaaaaagtgaaattcgcCAAAACAATCAACAAACATCTATCGTCAACAAATATGGGCCCGAAACGCAACAGAAAGTAGGTGTAGCAAAAGTCgagtcaaaagaaaaaggaaaagaaaaaaagagaaagaagaaaaaaacttcttcgcttcaaaaaaaaagtgaaagccCCTCTCGCTCAATAGGTTTCCAGGACAGTGCCGCCGAGCTGAGGTCGAGTCGGAAGTAGCTGAAGCCTCCTGCGATTAGTCCGGGATTCCATTGGAAGAGGCGCCGTGGGACCCTCACTTATCTCTGCAGTCCGATCTGAGTTAGAGAGCGTTCCTCCTTAAGCGCAATTCCAATACAATTGCACGAAGCTTtaggttgttttgacccgactatacatttAATAGTGGGCGAATTGCCCAGCAGTAGGTCGAGAAGGCATTCTGCAACCATATTCAAGATCAGAAATGCTTTAGTCATGTTGCTCGAAAAACCTTGGCGCATCCCACGCAATAGCAACAACAGGAAGAGGAGCCAAAGGTTTCAGCGGAAATAGCCAGTCTAACCGAGGAGGCACTTCTGACATAGGTTTCCTCAGCGACATCCAAGCAATCCTAACTGGTTTGAAACGGTCCCGATAAAATCCGAGAGAAAGTTGGCAAGCACTGTGCACCATATGTTTTAAACAACATGCGGAAAGTATATATCTTCACACAAAtctatataaaatatttattcctaCTCAACAGCAAAAGGAGATCgtgaatttgaaataaacataaatctGTGTGTAAGACTGTGTGTAAGAGCAGCATTAATTCCTGGTCTTGTCTATGTTCTCCTTGTTTTCGGAACTATTCAATGTAGACGATTCCACTCTCGCAGACAAACTCTCTAACCGTTGTTTGAGATTAGCCAATTCCTTTTCGCTGAAATTTGAACAGAATCGATGTTCCAGTCTTAAAAACACAAATGAGTAAACTGACCCGTGCTCTAGTACGAATAAACTTGCGCCAGATGATGCAGTGAATGGTCGGGCTGGGCCTCTCGCTTCTCGCTGTAGCTCAGCAGCTTGCAATGACAGCTGAAACTAGCAACTGAAACAAGACGAAAGATGTAACAGTAAACTGTAAGCTTCAATGCGATAAAGTTTTTGGGACAAAGTGCAGGAACAAAACAATTGGTGGTGACGGACTTCTCTGAGATGTCAACTTCCTC
This is a stretch of genomic DNA from Necator americanus strain Aroian chromosome II, whole genome shotgun sequence. It encodes these proteins:
- a CDS encoding hypothetical protein (NECATOR_CHRII.G7371.T1); translation: MMFEIEEEILDPLEPLESTTPSTTVSENPFRFGDSRSASTNSLVIDIAEDPIYVPSPTAVQRSLCLNATSTLAIDIVDSEDDLSPTTNQKKLCLCASMNPTETQEKGQRSRKSSQSVMFPYHTHPVTEDYVVSHEIIGIGESGKVMACYNKDTNEKFALKVLRDGPKARREIDLHYLTNAHENIVTIIDIYENTFDNVKCLLMVVEFLEGGDLLSQFENQGSKPYSEEKVGKIIRQIGSAVEYLHGMNIAHRDIKLENILCSSTGDNCVYKLGDYGFAKRPERNVLMESPCCTPYYAPPEVLCRERYDKSCDMWSLGVAMYILLCGYPPFYSMKGLALSPGMRNRIAKGYYAFPPEEWDQVSQSTKDDIRSLLRTDPSERMDIHTLMGTPLVTGEKEPVGIAIPVLHEEETDEIAEEPTVVPRSVRFLRDGVKPPRLHSIQEEVGRALDMMRLGADSIFLKNPQTSCNNLFARRRTAHLSIPRVQC
- a CDS encoding hypothetical protein (NECATOR_CHRII.G7371.T2), giving the protein MVELALFDGGINCVVVKMKTHRATVHKFLWICRGKYVEKMMFEIEEEILDPLEPLESTTPSTTVSENPFRFGDSRSASTNSLVIDIAEDPIYVPSPTAVQRSLCLNATSTLAIDIVDSEDDLSPTTNQKKLCLCASMNPTETQEKGQRSRKSSQSVMFPYHTHPVTEDYVVSHEIIGIGESGKVMACYNKDTNEKFALKVLRDGPKARREIDLHYLTNAHENIVTIIDIYENTFDNVKCLLMVVEFLEGGDLLSQFENQGSKPYSEEKVGKIIRQIGSAVEYLHGMNIAHRDIKLENILCSSTGDNCVYKLGDYGFAKRPERNVLMESPCCTPYYAPPEVLCRERYDKSCDMWSLGVAMYILLCGYPPFYSMKGLALSPGMRNRIAKGYYAFPPEEWDQVSQSTKDDIRSLLRTDPSERMDIHTLMGTPLVTGEKEPVGIAIPVLHEEETDEIAEEPTVVPRSVRFLRDGVKPPRLHSIQEEVGRALDMMRLGADSIFLKNPQTSCNNLFARRRTAHLSIPRVQC